The Mustelus asterias chromosome 30, sMusAst1.hap1.1, whole genome shotgun sequence DNA segment agaacccttaagagtattgataggcaaagggatctgggtgtacaggtacccaggtcactgaaagtggcaacgcaggtggagaaggtaggcaagaaggcatacggcatgcttgccttcatcggccggggcattgagtttaaaaattggcaagtcatgttacagctttatagaaccttagttaggccgcacttggaatctagtgttcaattctggtcgccacactaccagaaggatgtggaggctttggagagggtacagaaaatatttaccaggatgttgcctggtatggaggccattagctatgaggagaggttggagaaacttggtttgttctcactggagcgacggaggttgaggggagacctgatagaagtctccaagattatgagaggcatggacagagtggatagtcagaagctttttctcagggtggaatagtcaattactcaggggcataggtttaaggtgcgagaggcaatgtttaaaggagatgtacgaggcagattttttacacagagagtagtgggtgcctggaactcgctgctggggaggtagtggaagcggatacggtagtgacttttaaggggcgtcttgacaagtacatgaataggatgggaatagagagatatggtccccggaagggtagggggttttagttaagtcgggcagcatggtcggtgcaagcttggaggccgaagggcctgttcctgtgctgtaattttctttgttctttgtttgttctttgttcttataaccTGAACAGCTGTTTCTGCTGCTTTCCCCCCTGCTGCTGGACCATTGGACCAGACTATCTCTCACATTTCCCCTTGTCTGAGCCCTGAACCCATATCTTTCTACAGTTCCTCTCCCATCTTCAACCTCCTCAGAGCACATCTTCTTCATGAGACCCACCTTCTGCCCCCTTGATCCTATTCTCGCCAAATTGCTGATCGTCCAATTTCTCCACCTTAGCTGAGAGTTTTGAGTTTTCTCTCTTGCTTGGTTCTATTCAGCTCATCATTAAATCCACTGACATCAACCATCCTAaaaataacctttgaccccaaagTGATTGCAAACCActtccccatctccaacctcccttttccTCTCCAAGTCCTTGAACTGGGTGTGCCCCAAGAATCTGTCCTTGGCCCCTCCTATTTCCCGTCTCCAAGCTGCCACTGGtaacatcatccaaaagcaccgtgttagttttcacatgtacactgacaacacccagctcgaCCTCACCCCCATCCCTCGCCATTCCTCCACTTTTACTAAACTATCAAACTGCTCATcccacatccagtactggatgagcagaaattccctCCAGTTAAAAATTCGGAAGACCAAAACTATTGTCTTCAGTCACCATGACAAATTCTATTCAGAAACTACTGAGTCCACCCCTCTCCCTGGGAACTGTCTGAAGCTGAGCCACACTCTTCACAATCTCCGTGTCAGATTTGATCCCaagatgagtttctgaccacatatccacacCATCACTAATACCAGATATTTCAATCTCCATAATGTCACCTGTCCCCACTCCACCCCTCATCCCTGCCTGTGACACTTTAAACTGGATGATTCCAAACCATTCCTAACCAACCTCTCACATTCACCCCACCCCAACAGTCACATGTAATTATTCAAAACTCCACTGCCTGCCTGCTATTCGCCCACCACATCCTGTGCTCACTGAACTACATCGGGTCCAGGTCAGGTAATGCATTGATTTTAACATtcgcatccttgttttcaaatccctccatggccttgtctcTCCCAACCTCTAATCTCCAATAACACAACCTCTGAGAtatcattctggcctcttgattTTAATTACTCCATCAGTAATGGCTGTGTCTTGGTGTGAAGTTCTTAAATTCCCTCCCGAAACctctccagcctctccctcctgattaaaGATTCTCGTTAAAATCTCCCATTCCTATCAAGCTTTTGACCATCTGTTCACATATCATTTAAAGTGTCATCATTCATTGTACATTAGACCACATCTATAAACCTCTTTCTCACACTTCCAATGAAGAGGAACAAATGTGGATGGATGGATCACTTTGAGAAGCTCTTTGCTGTCTGATGTGATTTACCCTCTCAAATGCCTATTTATAAACCAAATTTCTGTGGGTTTTTTGTCACTCATTCAATTGTCCATTATTCAGGGACAGATAATCAAGATAATCCCTTCTAATCCGatcggatggcacggtagcacagtgccgcCCTATTCCGATCGATAGGGCGGcacattagcacagtggttagcactgctacttcacagctccagggacctgggttcgattcccggcttgggtcactgtctgtgtggagtttgcacattctcctcgtgtccgcgtgggtttcctccgggtgctcccgtttcctcccacagtccaaagatgtgtgggttaggttgattggcaatgctaaaaaaaaaattgccccttagtgtcctgagatgtgtaggttggagggattagtgggtggatatgggggtagggcctgggtgggattgtggtcggtgcagactcgatgggccgaatggcctctttctgtactgtaggatttctatgatttttatgtccTTGAAGTCATTTTGTGGCTCATCACTTGCTCGGACACCCTGTTTAATCTTTACTCAGACAATCTGTTTACATGTGGGTTTTGAGAATCACCCCCCACCCTATCAACTTTGTCTTGTTTCAGGTTCTGTGCTAGAGATGTGTCCTTAGCAGAGACAACAGGCCTACACTACTGTATTTATCAACCCAGGAAGCTTACCCAATAAGAAAATGAGAAAGAGAGATTCCTATAAGAGTCAATACATTTTTCAAGATTTATATAAGATTATTAAAAGATGATTTCTTACAGATCTTCCCACCCAGAGAGGGAATATCTTTATTGGCTTCTCAACTGATTTCAGACTAACCTCACAAAACTTTTTCTAAACTTGTTTTCCTCATTTCTTTATGACGATTCTGGATAACATATTAAAGATACTCAGATAATCAGAATCAGCAAcacaaatgtttccacttgttggtgtTTCCAATACTGGGAACCATGAACAGACAACACAGATGAATAAATCAACAGGAGGAGATATTTATTTCTTCAGACAgttgttagaatatggaactcactgcgactGGAAGTGGTTGAGACAAATACTTTAGATGCTTTAAAAAGGAAACCAGACGAGAACATGAGAGAAAACGGATTAAAAAGTTGAGCTGAAAAGCTGAGTTGAGGTGAGCAGAATGAGAGGAGAATTGTGTGGATTAGAAATTCCAGTACAGAtcagggcaggggtggggtggcgggtgggggggggggggggggcggtggtggtggtggtggcggaggcagtgacacagtggaattgtcagtggactagcaacccagagacccaggataatgttctggggacctcggttcgaatcccaccacagcagatggtgaaatttcagttcaattaaaagtctgatgatgaccatgaaaccattgttgattgtcataaaaacccatctggttcactgatgtcctttaaggatggaaatctgccgtccttaactggtctggcctacatgtgaccacagtaagaagtttgacaacaccaggttaaagtccatcaggtttatttggtatctatcttgacttccaaaaggcctttgacaaggtgcctcacgggagactgctgagtaaaataagggcccatggtattcgaggcaaggtactaacatggattgacgattggctgtcagacagaaggcagagagttgggataaaaggttctttctcagaatggcaaccggtgacaagtggtgtcccgcagggttcagtgttggggccacagctgttctctttatatattaacgatctagatgacgggactgggagcattctggccaagtttgccgatgatacaaagataggtggaggggcaggtagtattgaggaggtggggaggctgcagaaagatttagacagtttaggagagtggtccaagaagtggctgatgaaattcaacgtgggcaagtgcgaggttgtacactttggaaaaaaaaatagaggcatggactattttctaaacggtgacaaaattcataatgctaaagtgcaaagggacttgggagtcctagtccaggattctctaaaggtaaacttgcaggttgagtccgtaattaagaaagcaaatgtaatgttgtcatttatctcaagaggcttggaatacaaaagcagggatgtacttctgaggctttataaagcactggttaggccccatttggagtactgtgagcaattttgggccccacacctcaggaaggacatactggcactggagcgggtccagcggagattcacacggatgatcccaggaatggtaggcctgacatacgatgaacgtctgaggatcgtgggattatattcattggagtttaggaggttgaggggagatctgatagaaacttacaagataatgaacggcttagataggatggacgtagggaagttgtttccattaacaggggagactaggacgcgggggcacagccttagaataaaagggagtcactttagaacagagatgaggagaaatttcttcagccagagagtggtgggtctgtggaattcattgccacagagggctgtggaggccgagacgttgagcgtcttcaagacagaaattgataaattcttgatttctcgaggaattaagggctatggggagagagcgggtaaatggagttgaaatcaaccatgattgaatggtggagtggactcgatgggccgaatggccttacttccgctcctatgtcttatggtcttatggtcttaaaagccacaagctttcggggccttaagccccttcttcaggtgagtgggaattctgttcacaaacagggcatataaagacacaaactcaatttacagaataatggttggaatgggtcttctgtttttttccccctgtttATAATGCATCATTTCTAAATTGTTGCTTCTTAATATTCTGATTTAAAACCATGGATAAGCTCAAACCACTTTTGGATAACCTGTGACTCCCTGATCAAGAATCTTACCGACCACTGCATGCCAtcctggtcaccgtattataaaaAAGATATCTCTGCACTGGAGAAGGGTACAGAGATGATTTTTAATGATGATATCAGAAATGTAgaaaacagctcaccatcaccttctcaaggtcaatcaggggttagcaataaatgctggccaagctcgcgatgtccacatcccataaatgatttttaaactgtgtgtttggttatctatcaggaaaggattgacacgcTCACGCTTTCTTGAAAAATTAAGGCTGAGGAGTAACCTAATAGAGGGCTTCAAAATTATAAAAGGTTTTGAAATAATGTTTCTTCTTTTGGAGAAAGGCAAAACTGGAGACCATCAATACAAGACAGTCGCCAAGAAACCCAATCGGAAATCCAAGataaatttctccacccaaagagtggtgagaatatggaaatcATGACCACAGGGAGTGAAATGAACTGTATCGATGTCTTTCAGGGGAAGCTCAACAAATATTTGTGTGTGATTTTATAATTCATTCAGGATTTATTTCCAAAATCTAGGAACAATAAAGTAACAGGAGATATTTTGAGGCatctgagagtctgtgtgtgtgtgtgagggtgtctgtgagtgtgtgtgttacttCTCATTGGTTTCACACCAACATTCCTTTTTCTGAGCAGACATTCTGGCCCCTGATAAACCCATTGAGTGATTTGAATGGTACAATTCAGAGATTCTTCATCCAGGGTGAAACGACAGGCTGACtgtgtgctgtgtaaaacctgacatctACACAACCTAATCCCACTTCTCCTGGAACAACGCAAAGTGACTACAATTTTCCAGATTGATTTCTTTGCTCTCAATATTATTTCAGATCGTTCATAAGTTCCATGATTTTGTTTTCCTTTAATACATCTATGGCGTCCAGTTTAAATACTCCCCTTAGTCTGACCAACGTATAGCAATGGGATTGCTGCTATTACAGGAATCCATTCTGTAAATCTGATTCCTGGCTctctggagtaaacacagtaagaacataagaacataagaaataggagcaggagtaggccatctggcccttcgagtctgccccgccattcaacaagatcatggctgatctgaagcgaatcagttccacttacccgcctgctccccctatcccctaattcccttatcgatcagaaaactatctacctgtgatttaaacatattcaacgaggaagcctccaccacttcaatgggcagagaattccagagattcactaccctctgagagaagaagttccccctcaactctgttctgaaccggcccccccttattttgaagctatgccctctagttctggtttcccttctaagtggaaagaatctctccacctctaccctatccagccccttcattatcttatatgcctctataagatcacccctcatccttctaaactccaacgagtacagtcccaatctgtttaatctctcctcataagccacacccctcatctccggtgaaccttctctgcactccctccaaggccaatatatcctttcgcaaataaggggaccaaaactgcacacagtactccagttgcggcctcaccagtgccttgtacagttgcagcaagacctccctgcttttatattctatccccctcgcgataaaggccaacattccattcgccttcttgatcacctgctgcacctgcagactgagtttttgcgattcgtgcacaaggacgcccaggtccctctgtacagtcgcacgatgtaatttttctccatttaaataatattccaatttactattatttcttccaaagtggataacctcacatttgctaacgttatattccatctgccagatcctcgcccactcgctcagcctatccaaatctctctgcagaccttccgcgtcctccacacaattcgctttccctctcaccttcgtgtcatcagcaaacttgaataccctagattcagccctcctccagatcatctatgtaaatggtaaacaattgaggccccagcaccgatccctgcggcacgccactggtcaccaactgccaaccagaaaagcacccatttatcccaactctctgcttcctgttagatagccaatccccaatccacgccaacaccttaccccgaactccgtgtaccccaatcttctgcagcaaccttttgtgaggcaccttatcgaacgccttctggaaatctaaaaacaccacatccaccggttcgcctctgtcaaccgcactagtgacatcttcataaaagtccagtagattcgtcaaacacgactttcccttcatgaatccatgctgcgtctgcttgatcgaaccattcttattcaggtgctctgttatttcctctttaataatggactctagcatcttcccaactacggacgttaagctaaccggcctgtagttacccgccttttgtctacttccttttttaaacagcggcgtaacagtagctattttccagtcagccggcactaccccagagtccagcgaattttgataaattactactaacgcatctgctattacctcagccatttctttcagtaccctgggatgcattccatccgggcccggggacttgtctaccttcagtcctattagtctaccaagcaccacctccttagtaacagtaattgtattgaggacctcacctcccaccaactctcgatctctaatattcggcaaactatttgtgtcttccaccgtgaagaccgacacaaagaacttatttaaagtctcagccatttcctgattttccactattaaatcccccctctcatcttccaagggtccaacattcactctagccactctattcctttttatatacttgtaaaaacttttactatcattgtttatattttgagctagtttagtttcataatgtatctttcctttcttaatcgctttcttagtcgttctttgtttttctttaaagctttcccaatccactaattctccactatttttggccactctgtacacatctgattttattttaatactctcctttatttccttcgttatccacgtccggttatcctttttcttacagtccttccttatcaccggaatatatttttgctgagtacttaaaaaaatctccttaaaaatcctccactgttcctcagctgtcctacctaccagtctgctcgcccagtctacattagccaattccaccctcatcctatcgtactcccctctgttcaagcagaggacactggtttgggaccctcctttctcaccctccatctgtatcagaaattccaccatattatgatcactcatcccaagaggatccttcacaagaagatccttaatcctacagaaccagatccaagatagctcgctctctcataggttctgtaacatactgttcaatgaaacaatcccgacagcattccaagaactcttcctcaagccctccacgtccaatttgagtcgaccaatcaatattggggcggcacggtagcacagtggttagcactgctgcttcacagctccagggtcctgggttcgattcctggctcgggtcactgtctgtgtggagtttgcacgttctcctcgtgtctgcgtgggtttcctccgggtgctccggtttcctcccacagtccaaagatgtgcgggttaggttgattggccaggttaaaaattgccccttagaatcctaaaatgcgtaggttagagggatttgcgggtaaatatgtgggggtagggcctgggtgggattgtggtcggtgcagactcgatgggccgaatggcctccttctgcactgtagggtttctatgatttctaatatgtaggttaaagaagtttaacaacaccaggttaaagtccaacaggtttatttggtagcaaaagccacacaagctttcggagctacaGGAGAAGTGTTCCAGGAGAAGTGGGATTAGGTTGTGTagatgtcaggttttacacagcacacaGTCAGTCTGTCGTTTCACCCTGGATGAAGAATCTCTGCATTGTACCATTCAATCACTCAATGGGTTTATCAGGGGCCAGAatgtctgctcagaaagagcttgtgtggcttttgctacaaaataaacctgttggcctttaacctggtgctgttaaacctcttactgtgtttaccccagtccaatgccggcatctccacatctctggaGTAATGCATTGATCCAGACCTTCCCACTTAACACCAATCCATATCCCCAtctgagttccagattttaataTGATTTCTCAAAacacaggcagcacagtggcacagtgatcagcagcgCCAATaaactgagttcaattctggccttaggtgttacaagtaagcttacattaacactgcaatgaagttactgtgaaaatcccctagtcgtcacgctTGGCACCTGTTTAGGTGTcctgaaagagaatttagcatagccaatgcacctaaccagcatgtctttcggactgtgggaggaaacctgagcacccctgtaggggtagggcctgggattgtgttcgtgcagactcgatgggccgaatggcctccttctgcactggagggtttctatgatttctatgtcacccaagaccggaattgaaccggatccctggcactctgaggtagcagtgctaaccactgtgccacagctctctgtgtggagtttgcacgttctccctgtgtctgcatgagtttgctcagagtgctccaatttcatcccacattccaaagatgtgcaggttaggtggattggccatggcaaattgcctcttcgtgtatGGGTtgggggaattaatggggtaaatacatgtcaCAGAAAATCCTTCTTCATCTCAAACTATAAATCTCTGTCCCCACAGACTCCCTCcttcctaaagtaaagtttatttataagtcacaagtaaggcttacattgacactgcaatgtccaaagatgtgcaggttaggttgattggccaggttaaaaaattgctccttagagtcctgggatgtgtagattagtgggtaaaatatgtgggggtagggcctgggtgggattgtggtcggtgcagtctcgatgggccgaatggcctccttctgcactgtagggtttctatgattctatgattctaatgaagttactgtgaaattcccctaatcgccacattccggcgcctgttcgggtcaatgcacctaaccagcatgtctttcagactgtgggaggaaactggagcacgtggaggaaactcatgcaggcctATTGATACGATTGATTGTAACACTATCCTCCACCTTCTTTTTCCACAGTTCTcctccctgaaggtgctgactctcgagATCAGTTTCACACTCACCTATTGCCTTCCCCAATGTCACCCAAGTGTCTAAATCTTTCCACCTGAAGTTAACAAACTGTTTTGTAAAGGggacatcccaatccaatccagtgactcCCCACATGTACTTTGTGTCAGGGTGGGGTCACtgcgccccccactcccactttccATCACAGTCCCAGGAGTTTAGAGACTGGGATCCGGATGAGTAATGGCGGCCGCAGCTCCCACAATCGCCCACGATAGAGAAACCGCTCTATCCACCACGCGGGCAGGCCACattggactgcgcatgtccagaggagaggggaagctgcgcatgtgcaaagAGAGCTCACCCCCTGACCTTCATGCTGAAGTGTTGACCAATggaaagagttggaggaccggaaggactctggtcctccagtcaatcagagcgcgggctttgtgtgaatgaacacGGAGATGCAGTCAGACAAAATCTTCCTGCTCTCTCTaatatctgtgagtaaaacactttcttttctccctctttcaatttattttctcattctggggaaaactggggacttgcagcaactgaagggaaaggaagtgaatccagtctgtacattccacacatttttactccagtaatgtagacatttatctatctggccgcctgcatggagattttcagctctctgtgtccaggacaggaagcagtgagcatggatctgtcaatcagcctcaatcagcaccttcaggagaattgggagggtgaatattagatacagcggagtgagaatggagggagagtgtgtggaatggagatttacagcttttggggaatgagggaggaaagaatgttccacagacactagaattgtctgttctgaatttctatcttgtattgacagtgatgacttcaataaattccttttacagaatatcagaaggtgaggatttacagacagtaaTCTCAAAGCAAATGTCACATCAATATCTGACAGTTATTCAATTCATCATGTCCTGAACATCATCAGCCTTTGTATCTGGAAGGAGAAATATTTCTCTGTTCTTTTTGCTtctggagattttaaacatcagcgtGACTGAGAATTTACCaagtctcacgcacacacccgagtgagagtgttccagtgcactgactgtggaaagagctttaatcaGTGAAAAAAACATTGcggcattcacagcagggagagactgtacccgtgttctgtgtgagatttaactgattgtttaacctggagagtcacaaggaaacctgcaccatggagaaaccgtggaaatgtggggactgtgggaagggattcaggttcccatctgagctggaaactcatcgacgcattcacactggggagcggctgttcacctgctctgtgtgtgggaagggattctatgattcatccaacctgcaaacacaccaacgaattcacacggggaagagaccattcacctgttctgattGTGGTACcggatttactcagttatgtcatctgcagacacaccagcaaattcacactgcggagagaccgtttacctgtcctgtgtgtgggaagggattcactgacttatccagcctgcggatacaccagcgagtacattccggggagaggccgttcaactgtcctgtgtgtgggaaaggattcacttggtTATCCAGCATGCGCAGACACAAAGTcagtcacaccaatgagagaccctataaatgctctgaatgtgggagcgacttcaaaagctctcaggttctgatgtcccaccagcgcattcacactgaggagagaccgttcagttgctctcactgctcaaagagatttagaatgtCATCCTatctgcgggtacaccagcgagttcacactggggagaaacaatTCACTTGCTCTgcctgtggaaaaggattcactcagttaaccaatctgcagagacaccagcgagttcatactggggagaggccattcacctgcaccttgTGTGAGAAcgggttcactcagtcatcccacctgcagacacaccaacgagttcacaagtgatctcaggggttgaattctgctgttattgctgctgttaatcacatccgggACTGGGCtcattggcaggctctttaacagaaagtgagtccctctaaggtaattggcaaaagagccagagggggagatgagattttatttttgacacagcgatgttagaaaatggggttcagggagtcaattaaccctttctccccttttcccaaactctgaaatgattcccagtgataacccttattggtgacagtggttagattttattcagtatcaataagagctaacacaggctaatgtctgagcagtcgtatcaaagtgcagcagcattaccattacactctgggtagaagcagcatctccacggaaatgctccctgctctgccccagatgccatggcaccagtcaatgcaatataTAAAACCTCGACAAATCTCTGTGCTCGGTGAAGCCCTTCTTATACTTTGTTACGTCACAAAgtctatggagactgatttaacccaatcattgccGAGCCAACATTTGAACAGACCAATTACAAAACCAAATAGTGCAAAGGGACAAGAGGGACATGAGTCCCTGGAAGGTGTTGAAGATAATTTTCTGCAGCAGTGTGTTTCTGCTCCAATGAGAGGGCAGGCACTGCTGGACCTGGTTCTGGGGAGTGAGTTGGCCCAAGTGGATCaaatatcagtgggagagc contains these protein-coding regions:
- the LOC144480952 gene encoding uncharacterized protein LOC144480952, which encodes MEKPWKCGDCGKGFRFPSELETHRRIHTGERLFTCSVCGKGFYDSSNLQTHQRIHTGKRPFTCSDCGTGFTQLCHLQTHQQIHTAERPFTCPVCGKGFTDLSSLRIHQRVHSGERPFNCPVCGKGFTWLSSMRRHKVSHTNERPYKCSECGSDFKSSQVLMSHQRIHTEERPFSCSHCSKRFRMSSYLRVHQRVHTGEKQFTCSACGKGFTQLTNLQRHQRVHTGERPFTCTLCENGFTQSSHLQTHQRVHK